From Calonectris borealis chromosome 7, bCalBor7.hap1.2, whole genome shotgun sequence, one genomic window encodes:
- the RPP30 gene encoding ribonuclease P protein subunit p30 isoform X1 — MAGFADLNLPQGPDKKSLQSLLESAAHLGYSAVALNHVIDFKEKKQEIIKPVSPSELFPSLPIVQGTSKRIKVLTRLTLVVSDPSHCNLLRSTSANIRLYDIIAVFPKTEKLFHIACTTLDVDLVCINVTEKLPFYFRRPPVNMAIDRGIYFELLYTPAIKDSTMRRYTISNAISLMQICKGKNIVISSAAERPLELRGPYDVANLGLLFGLSESEAKAAVSTNCRATMLHGETRKSACGVVYTVKKPRKVEEEETTLPACKKAKTQA, encoded by the exons ATGGCGGGCTTCGCCGACCTGAACCTGCCGCAGGGGCCGGACAAgaagtccctgcagagcctgctggAGTCCGCAGCGCACT TGGGATATTCTGCAGTTGCTCTTAATCATGTCATcgattttaaagaaaagaaacag gAAATTATCAAGCCAGTATCTCCTTCAGAGTTGTTTCCATCTTTGCCTATTGTACAA ggGACATCTAAAAGAATTAAAGTCTTAACCCGGCTAACACTTGTTGTTTCTGATCCTTCCCATTGTAATCTCTTG AGATCAACATCTGCAAATATAAGGTTATATGACATCATAGCAGTTTTTCCAAAGACTGAGAAATTGTTCCAT ATCGCTTGCACAACTCTAGATGTGGATCTGGTATGCataaatgtaacagaaaagcTGCCATTCTACTTCCGAAGGCCCCCTGTGAATATG GCAATAGATCGAGGCATTTACTTTGAACTTCTTTACACGCCTGCCATCAAAGACTCCACAATGAGAAGATACACAATTTCAAATGCAATCAGCCTGATGCAGATCTGCAAAGGAAAG aacatTGTTATATCTAGTGCAGCTGAAAGG ccTCTAGAACTACGAGGTCCTTACGATGTGGCTAATCT AGGCTTGCTGTTTGGCCTGTCAGAAAGCGAAGCCAAGGCAGCCGTGTCTACCAACTGCAGAGCCACCATGCTTCATGGAG AAACTCGGAAGAGTGCCTGTGGGGTAGTGTACACGGTGAAGAAGCCTCGcaaggttgaggaggaagaaacaacACTGCCAGCCTGCAAAAAAGCTAAGACTCAAGCTTGA
- the RPP30 gene encoding ribonuclease P protein subunit p30 isoform X3, protein MGYSAVALNHVIDFKEKKQEIIKPVSPSELFPSLPIVQGTSKRIKVLTRLTLVVSDPSHCNLLRSTSANIRLYDIIAVFPKTEKLFHIACTTLDVDLVCINVTEKLPFYFRRPPVNMAIDRGIYFELLYTPAIKDSTMRRYTISNAISLMQICKGKNIVISSAAERPLELRGPYDVANLGLLFGLSESEAKAAVSTNCRATMLHGETRKSACGVVYTVKKPRKVEEEETTLPACKKAKTQA, encoded by the exons A TGGGATATTCTGCAGTTGCTCTTAATCATGTCATcgattttaaagaaaagaaacag gAAATTATCAAGCCAGTATCTCCTTCAGAGTTGTTTCCATCTTTGCCTATTGTACAA ggGACATCTAAAAGAATTAAAGTCTTAACCCGGCTAACACTTGTTGTTTCTGATCCTTCCCATTGTAATCTCTTG AGATCAACATCTGCAAATATAAGGTTATATGACATCATAGCAGTTTTTCCAAAGACTGAGAAATTGTTCCAT ATCGCTTGCACAACTCTAGATGTGGATCTGGTATGCataaatgtaacagaaaagcTGCCATTCTACTTCCGAAGGCCCCCTGTGAATATG GCAATAGATCGAGGCATTTACTTTGAACTTCTTTACACGCCTGCCATCAAAGACTCCACAATGAGAAGATACACAATTTCAAATGCAATCAGCCTGATGCAGATCTGCAAAGGAAAG aacatTGTTATATCTAGTGCAGCTGAAAGG ccTCTAGAACTACGAGGTCCTTACGATGTGGCTAATCT AGGCTTGCTGTTTGGCCTGTCAGAAAGCGAAGCCAAGGCAGCCGTGTCTACCAACTGCAGAGCCACCATGCTTCATGGAG AAACTCGGAAGAGTGCCTGTGGGGTAGTGTACACGGTGAAGAAGCCTCGcaaggttgaggaggaagaaacaacACTGCCAGCCTGCAAAAAAGCTAAGACTCAAGCTTGA
- the ANKRD1 gene encoding ankyrin repeat domain-containing protein 1 gives MMTMKVEELVTGKKADDKETGSFLPEDFKNGEYEAAVRLEKQEDLKTVSEHSLTRGDLAYEKEKKLEAELKKKKLEERSKLENLEDLEKIIELKKKKKCKKVKAPVLKKPEPEVITGPVDIPTFFRAALENKLPVIEKYLSDKGDPNVCDEYKRTALHRACSEGHLEVVKMLVEAGARLEQKDMLESTALHWACRGGNLDVLKFLLDKGINRNARDKLLSTPLHVAVRTGQYDCGEHLIACEADLNARDREGDTPMHDAVRLNRYKMIRLLILYGADLTIKNCQGKTPMDLVLQWQNGTKEIFNSLKDNSYKSVHVGKF, from the exons ATGATGACGATGAAAGTAGAAGAGCTG GTGACTGGGAAGAAAGCTGACGATAAAGAGACTGGCAGTTTCCTCCCTGAGGACTTCAAAAATGGAGAGTATGAAGCTGCTGTAAGATTAGAGAAGCAGGAGGACCTGAAGACAGTCTCTGAACACTCACTGACCCGAGGTGATCTGGCTtatgagaaggagaaaaaactaGAAGCAGAG ctgaagaagaagaaattagagGAGAGGTCAAAACTTGAAAACTTGGAGGATCTTGAAAAAATTATTgagctgaagaagaagaaaaaatgcaagaaagtgaaagCTCCCGTTTTAAAGAAACCCGAACCAGAAGTTATT ACAGGACCAGTGGATATACCCACATTCTTTAGAGCTGCGTTGGAGAATAAGTTGCCAGTAATTGAAAAATACCTGTCAGACAAAGGGGATCCAAATGTCTGTGATGAG TACAAACGCACTGCATTGCACAGGGCATGCTCTGAAGGACATCTAGAGGTGGTGAAAATGTTGGTGGAGGCTGGAGCCCGGCTTGAACAGAAAGACATG cTTGAATCTACAGCCTTGCACTGGGCATGCCGGGGGGGGAACCTGGATGTTCTGAAATTCTTACTGGACAAAGGGataaacagaaatgcaagagACAAG CTGCTCAGCACCCCTTTGCACGTGGCTGTGAGAACGGGTCAGTACGACTGCGGGGAGCACCTCATCGCCTGTGAAGCAGATCTCAACGCCAGAGACAGA GAAGGAGACACACCGATGCATGACGCCGTGAGGCTGAACCGCTACAAAATGATCAGGCTTCTGATTCTGTATGGAGCGGATCTAACTATAAAGAACTGC CAAGGGAAAACCCCTATGGATCTTGTTCTTCAGTGGCAGAACGGCACCAAAGAGATATTCAACAGCCTGAAAGACAATTCCTATAAGAGCGTCCATGTAGGCAAGTTCTGA
- the RPP30 gene encoding ribonuclease P protein subunit p30 isoform X2, which yields MAGFADLNLPQGPDKKSLQSLLESAAHLGYSAVALNHVIDFKEKKQGTSKRIKVLTRLTLVVSDPSHCNLLRSTSANIRLYDIIAVFPKTEKLFHIACTTLDVDLVCINVTEKLPFYFRRPPVNMAIDRGIYFELLYTPAIKDSTMRRYTISNAISLMQICKGKNIVISSAAERPLELRGPYDVANLGLLFGLSESEAKAAVSTNCRATMLHGETRKSACGVVYTVKKPRKVEEEETTLPACKKAKTQA from the exons ATGGCGGGCTTCGCCGACCTGAACCTGCCGCAGGGGCCGGACAAgaagtccctgcagagcctgctggAGTCCGCAGCGCACT TGGGATATTCTGCAGTTGCTCTTAATCATGTCATcgattttaaagaaaagaaacag ggGACATCTAAAAGAATTAAAGTCTTAACCCGGCTAACACTTGTTGTTTCTGATCCTTCCCATTGTAATCTCTTG AGATCAACATCTGCAAATATAAGGTTATATGACATCATAGCAGTTTTTCCAAAGACTGAGAAATTGTTCCAT ATCGCTTGCACAACTCTAGATGTGGATCTGGTATGCataaatgtaacagaaaagcTGCCATTCTACTTCCGAAGGCCCCCTGTGAATATG GCAATAGATCGAGGCATTTACTTTGAACTTCTTTACACGCCTGCCATCAAAGACTCCACAATGAGAAGATACACAATTTCAAATGCAATCAGCCTGATGCAGATCTGCAAAGGAAAG aacatTGTTATATCTAGTGCAGCTGAAAGG ccTCTAGAACTACGAGGTCCTTACGATGTGGCTAATCT AGGCTTGCTGTTTGGCCTGTCAGAAAGCGAAGCCAAGGCAGCCGTGTCTACCAACTGCAGAGCCACCATGCTTCATGGAG AAACTCGGAAGAGTGCCTGTGGGGTAGTGTACACGGTGAAGAAGCCTCGcaaggttgaggaggaagaaacaacACTGCCAGCCTGCAAAAAAGCTAAGACTCAAGCTTGA